One Citrobacter amalonaticus genomic window carries:
- a CDS encoding microcin C ABC transporter permease YejB, which yields MGAYLIRRLLLVIPTLWAIITINFFIVQIAPGGPVDQAIAAIEFGQTSALPGAGSEGVRASHARTGVGNISDSHYRGGRGLDPEVIAEITQRYGFDKPLHERYFTMLWNYIRFDFGDSLFRSASVLTLIKESLPVSITLGLWSTLIIYLVSIPLGIRKAVHNGSRFDVWSSAFIIIGYAIPAFLFAILLIVFFAGGSYYDLFPLRGLVSANFDSLPWYQKITDYLWHITLPVLATVIGGFAALTMLTKNSFLDEVRKQYVVTARAKGVSEGNILWKHVFRNAMLLVIAGFPATFISMFFTGSLLIEVMFSLNGLGLLGYEATVSRDYPVMFGTLYIFTLIGLLLNILSDISYTLVDPRIDFEGR from the coding sequence ATGGGCGCGTACCTGATTCGTCGTTTGTTGCTGGTTATCCCGACGCTCTGGGCGATCATCACCATCAACTTTTTTATCGTGCAAATTGCCCCCGGCGGCCCGGTCGATCAGGCGATAGCCGCCATCGAATTTGGTCAGACGAGCGCGCTGCCCGGTGCCGGGAGCGAAGGTGTTCGCGCCAGCCATGCCCGAACCGGGGTGGGAAATATCAGCGACAGTCACTATCGCGGGGGGCGTGGCCTTGATCCGGAAGTGATAGCCGAAATCACCCAACGCTACGGTTTTGATAAGCCACTGCACGAGCGTTATTTCACCATGCTGTGGAACTATATCCGCTTCGATTTTGGCGACAGCCTGTTTCGTAGCGCGTCGGTACTGACGCTCATCAAAGAGAGCCTACCGGTGTCGATCACCCTGGGGCTGTGGAGTACGCTCATCATCTATCTGGTGTCGATTCCGTTAGGGATCCGCAAAGCCGTACATAACGGCAGCCGGTTCGACGTCTGGAGTAGCGCGTTTATTATTATCGGCTATGCTATCCCGGCGTTTCTGTTCGCAATACTGCTGATTGTCTTCTTTGCCGGCGGCAGCTATTACGACCTCTTCCCGCTGCGTGGTCTGGTCTCGGCGAATTTTGACTCGCTGCCCTGGTATCAGAAAATCACCGACTATCTGTGGCACATCACCTTACCCGTCCTGGCGACGGTCATTGGCGGGTTTGCCGCGTTAACTATGCTGACCAAAAATTCCTTTCTCGATGAAGTGCGCAAGCAGTATGTCGTCACCGCCCGTGCCAAAGGGGTCAGTGAAGGGAATATCCTGTGGAAGCACGTTTTTCGCAACGCCATGCTGCTGGTGATCGCCGGTTTTCCTGCCACCTTTATCAGTATGTTTTTCACCGGTTCGCTGCTGATTGAAGTGATGTTTTCACTCAACGGTCTGGGACTGCTGGGCTATGAGGCAACGGTGTCACGCGACTACCCGGTGATGTTTGGCACGCTGTACATCTTCACCCTGATCGGCCTGCTGCTGAATATTCTCAGTGATATCAGCTATACGCTGGTCGACCCGCGTATTGATTTTGAGGGACGTTAA
- a CDS encoding ABC transporter permease — MAHLSPVNQARWARFRHNRRGFWSLWIFLVLFGLSLCSELIANDKPLLVRYDGSWYFPLVKNYSESDFGGPLATRADYQDPWLKQQLENRGWVLWAPVRFGANSINFATDKPFPSPPSAQNWLGTDANGGDVLARVLYGTRISILFGLMLTLCSSVMGVLAGALQGYYGGKVDLWGQRFIEVWSGMPTLFLIILLSSVVQPNFWWLLAITVLFGWMSLVGVVRAEFLRTRNFDYIRAAQALGVSDRSIIFRHMLPNAMVATLTFLPFILCSSITTLTSLDFLGFGLPLGSPSLGELLLQGKNNLQAPWLGITAFLSVAILLSLLIFIGEAVRDAFDPNKAV; from the coding sequence ATGGCCCATTTAAGCCCCGTCAATCAGGCCCGCTGGGCGCGTTTTCGCCATAATCGTCGTGGCTTCTGGTCGCTGTGGATTTTTCTCGTCTTGTTTGGTCTGAGTCTGTGCTCTGAGTTGATTGCTAACGATAAACCCCTGTTAGTGCGCTACGACGGAAGCTGGTATTTCCCGCTGGTCAAAAACTACAGTGAGAGCGATTTTGGCGGCCCGCTGGCAACGAGAGCGGATTACCAGGATCCGTGGCTGAAGCAACAGCTGGAAAACCGCGGTTGGGTCCTCTGGGCACCGGTGCGCTTTGGCGCGAACAGCATCAACTTTGCGACTGACAAACCCTTTCCCTCGCCCCCTTCGGCGCAGAACTGGCTGGGTACCGATGCCAACGGCGGCGACGTGCTGGCGCGAGTGCTTTACGGCACGCGTATCTCCATTCTTTTCGGCCTGATGCTGACCTTGTGTTCAAGCGTCATGGGTGTGCTGGCCGGGGCGCTACAGGGCTATTACGGCGGCAAAGTGGATCTCTGGGGCCAGCGATTTATCGAGGTCTGGTCGGGTATGCCGACGCTGTTCCTGATTATTTTGCTCTCCAGCGTCGTACAGCCCAACTTCTGGTGGCTGCTGGCGATTACGGTACTGTTTGGCTGGATGAGTCTGGTAGGCGTAGTTCGTGCGGAGTTCTTACGCACGCGGAACTTCGACTATATCCGGGCCGCCCAGGCACTCGGCGTCAGCGACCGTAGTATCATTTTTCGTCACATGCTTCCCAACGCAATGGTCGCCACGCTAACCTTTTTGCCGTTCATTCTCTGCAGTTCCATTACCACTCTGACGTCGCTGGATTTCCTTGGTTTCGGTCTGCCGTTAGGCTCTCCTTCACTGGGCGAGTTGCTCCTGCAAGGCAAAAATAACCTCCAGGCGCCGTGGCTGGGCATTACCGCCTTCCTGTCCGTGGCCATTTTACTCTCGCTGCTGATTTTCATCGGCGAGGCCGTCCGTGACGCATTCGATCCCAACAAGGCGGTGTAA
- the yejF gene encoding microcin C ABC transporter ATP-binding protein YejF: MTQPLLAIDNLTLGFRKQETVRTVVNAVSLRVEAGETLALVGESGSGKSVTALSILRLLPTPPAVYLGGDIRFHGESLLHASEQTLRGVRGNKIAMIFQEPMVSLNPLHNLEKQLYEVLSLHRGMRREAARAEILSCLDRVGIRQAATRLGDYPHQLSGGERQRVMIAMALLTRPELLIADEPTTALDVSVQAQILQLLRELQRELNMGMLFITHNLSIVRKLADSVAVMQNGQCVEQNRAAPLLHAPAHPYTQKLLNSEPAGDPVSLPEGQSPLLRVEDLRVAFPIRKGILKRVVANNEVVKGISFSLQPGETLGLVGESGSGKSTTGLALLRLIGSQGSIEFDGQQLQHLKRRQLLPVRHRIQVVFQDPNSSLNPRLSVLQIIEEGLRVHQPALSAEQREQQVMAVMAEVGLDADTRHRYPAEFSGGQRQRIAIARALILKPSLIVLDEPTSSLDRTVQAQILALLKSLQQKHRLAYIFISHDLHVVRALCHQVIVLRQGEVIEQGQCEHVFSAPQQAYTRQLLTLS; encoded by the coding sequence ATGACGCAACCTTTGCTCGCCATTGACAATCTGACGCTGGGATTTCGTAAGCAGGAAACCGTCCGCACGGTGGTTAACGCGGTGTCGTTGCGCGTGGAGGCCGGCGAAACGCTGGCGCTGGTAGGAGAATCCGGTTCCGGCAAGAGTGTTACCGCGCTGTCGATTCTGCGCCTGCTACCGACTCCGCCCGCCGTGTATCTCGGCGGCGATATCCGTTTTCACGGCGAGTCCTTACTGCACGCCAGTGAGCAGACCCTGCGCGGCGTGCGCGGCAACAAGATCGCCATGATTTTCCAGGAGCCGATGGTGTCGCTGAACCCGCTCCATAACCTCGAAAAACAGCTCTATGAAGTACTTTCCCTACACCGGGGTATGCGCCGGGAAGCGGCGCGCGCAGAGATATTAAGCTGTCTCGATCGGGTCGGTATTCGGCAGGCGGCAACCCGGCTGGGCGATTATCCGCACCAGCTTTCCGGCGGCGAGCGTCAGCGAGTGATGATTGCGATGGCGCTGTTAACGCGACCCGAATTGCTCATCGCCGATGAACCAACTACCGCGCTGGATGTCTCGGTCCAGGCGCAGATCCTGCAACTGCTGCGTGAACTCCAGCGCGAGCTGAATATGGGGATGCTGTTCATCACCCATAATCTCAGTATTGTCAGAAAACTCGCCGACAGCGTAGCAGTGATGCAAAACGGGCAATGCGTTGAGCAAAACCGGGCTGCTCCCCTGCTCCACGCGCCTGCGCATCCCTATACGCAGAAATTGCTTAACAGCGAACCGGCGGGCGATCCAGTCTCTTTGCCGGAGGGGCAGTCACCCCTTCTCAGGGTCGAGGATTTACGCGTCGCCTTTCCCATTCGCAAAGGCATCCTTAAGCGTGTGGTGGCAAACAATGAGGTGGTGAAAGGCATCAGTTTCAGTCTGCAACCGGGTGAAACGCTGGGGCTGGTCGGTGAGTCAGGTTCGGGGAAAAGTACCACCGGGCTGGCGCTCCTGCGGCTTATCGGCTCCCAGGGCAGCATAGAGTTTGACGGCCAACAGTTACAACATCTTAAACGCCGACAGCTGTTGCCCGTGCGTCATCGTATCCAGGTGGTCTTCCAGGATCCCAACTCCTCGTTGAATCCGCGACTGAGCGTGTTGCAAATCATTGAAGAGGGGCTGCGCGTTCACCAGCCAGCGCTCTCAGCCGAACAGCGCGAGCAGCAGGTCATGGCGGTGATGGCGGAAGTGGGACTGGATGCCGACACGCGCCACCGCTATCCAGCGGAGTTTTCCGGCGGTCAGCGCCAGCGGATTGCGATTGCCAGAGCGTTGATCCTGAAACCGTCATTGATTGTTCTTGATGAACCGACGTCATCTCTCGACCGGACCGTGCAGGCGCAAATTCTCGCGCTGTTGAAATCGCTACAGCAAAAGCATCGCCTGGCCTATATCTTCATAAGCCACGATCTGCACGTGGTGCGCGCGTTATGCCATCAGGTGATTGTACTGAGACAGGGAGAGGTTATCGAGCAGGGGCAATGCGAGCACGTCTTTAGCGCACCACAACAGGCGTATACGCGTCAGCTTCTCACGCTAAGCTGA
- a CDS encoding YejG family protein, translating into MTTLQLSIVHRLPQNYRWSAGFAGSKVEPIPQNGQSVENSLVALKLLSPDGDSAWPVMHKLSQALSDIEVPCSVLECEGEPCLFVNRQDEFAATCRLKNFGVAIAEPFSNNNPF; encoded by the coding sequence GTGACAACATTACAGCTCTCAATCGTTCATCGCTTACCACAGAACTATCGTTGGTCAGCGGGTTTCGCAGGTTCGAAAGTTGAACCGATTCCGCAAAATGGCCAAAGCGTTGAAAACAGTCTGGTGGCGCTTAAACTGCTGAGTCCGGATGGCGATAGCGCCTGGCCGGTGATGCATAAACTCAGTCAGGCGCTCAGTGATATCGAAGTGCCATGTTCCGTACTGGAATGTGAAGGCGAACCGTGCCTGTTTGTGAATCGCCAGGACGAATTTGCTGCGACCTGTCGTCTGAAAAACTTTGGCGTGGCCATTGCCGAACCGTTTTCTAACAACAATCCATTTTGA
- a CDS encoding Bcr/CflA family multidrug efflux MFS transporter codes for MTTRQHSSFAIVFILGLLAMLMPLSIDMYLPALPVISEQFGVPAGSAQMTLSTYILGFAVGQLLYGPMADSLGRKPVILGGTLVFAAAAVACALAQTIDQLIVMRFFHGLAAAAASVVINALMRDMYPKEEFSRMMSFVMLVTTIAPLMAPIIGGWVLVWLSWHSIFWILAIAAVLASVMIATLIKETLPVEKRQPFHIRTTIGNFASLFRHKRVLSYMLASGFSFAGMFSFLSAGPFVYIEINHVSPQDFGYYFALNIVFLFIMTIFNSRFVRRIGALNMFRTGLWIQLAMAVWMVLSALFGVGFWALVLGVAVFVGCVSMISSNAMAVILDEFPHMAGTASSLAGTFRFGIGALVGALLSLATFNSAWPMIWSIAFCASCSILFYLYASRPKKR; via the coding sequence GTGACCACCCGGCAGCACTCGTCCTTTGCCATTGTTTTTATTCTCGGTCTGCTGGCTATGTTGATGCCGCTGTCGATCGATATGTACCTTCCGGCGCTACCGGTGATCTCCGAGCAGTTTGGTGTGCCGGCGGGCAGTGCGCAGATGACGCTCAGTACCTATATTCTGGGCTTCGCCGTCGGGCAGTTGCTGTACGGGCCGATGGCGGATAGCCTCGGGCGAAAACCGGTGATCCTCGGCGGCACGTTGGTGTTCGCTGCCGCCGCCGTAGCCTGTGCGCTGGCGCAGACCATCGATCAGCTGATTGTGATGCGATTCTTCCACGGTCTGGCGGCGGCCGCTGCCAGCGTGGTGATCAATGCGCTGATGCGCGATATGTATCCTAAAGAAGAGTTCTCCCGCATGATGTCGTTCGTCATGCTGGTGACCACGATCGCGCCGCTGATGGCGCCAATCATCGGCGGTTGGGTGCTGGTGTGGCTGAGCTGGCACTCTATCTTCTGGATCCTGGCGATCGCCGCGGTTCTGGCCTCAGTCATGATCGCAACGCTCATTAAAGAGACGTTACCGGTTGAAAAGCGCCAGCCGTTTCATATCCGCACGACGATAGGTAATTTTGCTTCGCTTTTTCGCCATAAGCGGGTGCTGAGCTATATGCTGGCAAGCGGCTTTAGCTTTGCCGGGATGTTCTCCTTTCTCAGCGCCGGGCCTTTCGTGTATATCGAAATCAACCACGTATCGCCGCAGGATTTTGGCTACTACTTCGCGCTGAACATCGTCTTTTTGTTCATTATGACGATTTTTAACAGTCGCTTCGTGCGCCGGATCGGTGCGCTGAACATGTTCCGTACTGGATTGTGGATCCAACTGGCGATGGCGGTGTGGATGGTACTGAGTGCGCTGTTTGGCGTCGGTTTCTGGGCGCTGGTGCTGGGGGTGGCGGTCTTTGTCGGCTGCGTGTCGATGATCTCCTCCAATGCGATGGCAGTGATCCTCGATGAGTTCCCGCATATGGCGGGAACGGCCTCATCGCTGGCAGGTACCTTCCGCTTTGGCATTGGCGCGCTCGTTGGTGCATTACTCTCTCTGGCAACGTTTAACTCAGCCTGGCCGATGATTTGGTCTATAGCCTTCTGTGCAAGCTGTTCAATTTTGTTCTATCTCTATGCGAGCCGCCCGAAAAAACGGTGA
- the rsuA gene encoding 16S rRNA pseudouridine(516) synthase RsuA, with translation MRLDKFIAQQLGVSRAIAGREIRGSRVTVDGEIIRNTAFKLLPEHDVEYDGNTLVQQNGPRYFMLNKPQGYVCSTDDPDHPTILYFLDEPVAHKLHAAGRLDIDTTGLVLMTDDGQWSHRITSPRHHCEKTYLVTLESPVAEDTAAQFAKGVQLHNEKDLTKPAVLEVITPTQVRLTISEGRYHQVKRMFAAVGNHVVELHRERIGAITLDADLEPGEYRPLTDAEIASVGMTSS, from the coding sequence ATGCGACTTGATAAATTTATCGCTCAGCAACTCGGCGTCAGCCGCGCTATTGCCGGGCGTGAGATCCGCGGTAGCCGTGTTACCGTGGATGGTGAAATCATCCGGAATACCGCGTTCAAACTGCTGCCAGAACACGACGTAGAATATGATGGCAACACGCTGGTTCAGCAAAACGGCCCGCGTTACTTTATGCTTAATAAACCTCAGGGCTACGTATGTTCGACCGATGACCCGGATCATCCGACGATCCTGTATTTCCTGGATGAGCCGGTCGCGCATAAATTACACGCTGCGGGTCGCCTGGATATCGACACCACCGGTCTGGTGCTGATGACTGACGATGGGCAGTGGTCGCACCGCATCACCTCTCCGCGTCACCACTGCGAGAAAACGTATCTGGTCACCCTGGAGTCGCCCGTTGCCGAAGATACCGCAGCGCAGTTTGCGAAAGGCGTGCAGTTACATAATGAAAAAGATCTCACGAAGCCGGCTGTGCTTGAGGTTATCACCCCGACGCAGGTGCGTCTGACCATCAGCGAAGGACGCTATCATCAGGTAAAACGGATGTTTGCCGCCGTGGGTAACCATGTGGTCGAACTGCACCGCGAACGGATAGGCGCTATTACCCTTGATGCTGACCTTGAACCTGGTGAGTATCGCCCATTGACAGACGCAGAAATTGCCAGCGTCGGCATGACGTCCAGCTAA
- a CDS encoding DEAD/DEAH box helicase: protein MIFTLRPYQQEAVDATLNYFRRHRTPAVIVLPTGAGKSLVIAELARVARGRVLVLAHVKELVAQNHAKYCALGLEADIFAAGLKRKESHGKVVFGSVQSVARNLDAFQSEFSLLIVDECHRIGDDEESQYQQILTHLSNANPHIRLLGLTATPFRLGKGWIYHFHYHGMVRGDDKALFRDCIYELPLRYMIKHGYLTPPERLDMPVVQYDFSRLQAQSNGLFSEADLNRELKKQQRITPHIISQIVEFAQTRKGVMIFAATVEHAKEIAGLLPEEDSALITGDTPGPERDELIDAFKAERFRYLVNVSVLTTGFDAPHVDLIAILRPTESVSLYQQIVGRGLRLAPGKTDCLILDYAGNPHDLYSPEVGSPKGKSDNVPVQVFCPACGFANTFWGKTTADGTLIEHFGRRCQGWFEDDEGHREQCDFRFRFKNCPQCNAENDIAARRCRECDTILVDPDDMLKAALKLKDALVLRCSGMTLQHGHDEKGEWLKITYYDEDGADVSERFRLQTPAQRTAFEQLFIRPHARTPGVPLRWITAADILAQQPLLRHPDFVVARMKGQYWQVREKVFDYEGRFRRAHELRG, encoded by the coding sequence ATGATTTTTACACTTCGCCCCTACCAGCAAGAAGCCGTGGATGCCACGCTCAACTATTTCCGTCGCCATCGCACGCCTGCGGTGATTGTGCTGCCTACTGGCGCCGGTAAAAGCCTGGTGATTGCCGAACTGGCGCGCGTTGCCAGAGGCCGCGTGCTGGTACTGGCACACGTGAAAGAGCTGGTGGCGCAAAACCATGCCAAATACTGCGCGTTGGGGCTGGAAGCCGATATTTTTGCCGCCGGACTCAAGCGCAAAGAGAGCCACGGTAAAGTGGTGTTCGGTAGCGTTCAGTCCGTGGCTCGCAATCTGGACGCCTTCCAGAGCGAGTTTTCGCTGCTGATTGTTGATGAATGCCATCGTATCGGTGATGACGAAGAGAGCCAGTATCAGCAGATCCTCACCCATCTGAGCAACGCCAATCCCCACATTCGCCTGCTGGGGCTGACCGCCACCCCTTTTCGTCTGGGCAAAGGCTGGATCTATCATTTTCACTACCACGGTATGGTACGCGGCGACGATAAGGCACTGTTTCGCGACTGCATTTACGAACTGCCGCTGCGCTATATGATTAAGCACGGCTATCTCACACCGCCGGAACGCCTCGATATGCCGGTGGTGCAGTACGATTTCAGCCGCCTGCAGGCGCAAAGCAACGGTCTGTTTAGCGAAGCCGATCTGAACCGTGAGCTGAAAAAGCAGCAGCGCATCACGCCGCACATCATCAGCCAGATTGTTGAATTCGCCCAGACCCGCAAAGGGGTGATGATTTTTGCCGCCACCGTTGAGCATGCCAAAGAGATTGCCGGGCTGCTGCCTGAAGAGGATTCCGCGCTGATTACCGGCGACACGCCGGGTCCTGAACGCGATGAGCTGATAGACGCGTTTAAAGCCGAGCGTTTTCGTTATCTGGTCAACGTCTCCGTCTTAACCACCGGCTTCGATGCTCCGCACGTCGATCTCATTGCCATTCTGCGTCCCACCGAGTCAGTCAGTTTGTACCAACAAATTGTGGGCCGTGGCCTGCGTCTCGCACCGGGAAAAACGGACTGTTTGATTCTTGATTACGCCGGTAACCCGCACGATCTCTATTCTCCAGAGGTGGGGAGTCCGAAAGGCAAAAGTGATAATGTGCCGGTCCAGGTCTTCTGCCCGGCCTGCGGTTTCGCGAATACCTTCTGGGGCAAAACCACCGCTGACGGTACGCTGATCGAACATTTCGGCCGCCGCTGTCAGGGCTGGTTTGAAGATGATGAAGGACACCGCGAGCAGTGCGATTTTCGCTTCCGCTTTAAAAACTGTCCGCAGTGCAATGCCGAAAACGACATTGCCGCCCGCCGCTGCCGGGAATGCGATACGATCCTTGTCGATCCCGACGACATGCTGAAAGCCGCGCTGAAACTGAAAGACGCCCTGGTGCTCCGCTGTAGCGGCATGACGTTGCAGCACGGCCATGACGAGAAAGGCGAATGGCTGAAAATCACCTACTATGACGAAGACGGTGCGGACGTCAGCGAACGCTTTCGCCTGCAAACCCCTGCCCAGCGTACGGCGTTTGAACAACTGTTTATCCGCCCGCATGCCCGCACGCCAGGCGTGCCGCTACGCTGGATCACGGCGGCGGATATCCTCGCGCAGCAACCATTGTTACGCCATCCCGACTTTGTGGTAGCACGGATGAAAGGTCAGTACTGGCAGGTGCGGGAAAAAGTGTTCGATTATGAGGGACGCTTCCGTCGGGCACATGAATTACGCGGATAA
- the rplY gene encoding 50S ribosomal protein L25, whose product MFTINAEVRKEQGKGASRRLRAANKFPAIIYGGKEAPIAIELDHDSIMNMQAKEGFYSDVLTIVVDGKEVKVKAQAVQRHAFKPKLTHIDFVRA is encoded by the coding sequence ATGTTTACTATCAACGCTGAAGTACGTAAAGAGCAGGGTAAGGGTGCGAGCCGCCGCCTGCGTGCCGCTAACAAGTTCCCGGCAATCATCTACGGTGGCAAAGAAGCCCCGATTGCTATCGAACTGGACCACGATTCCATCATGAACATGCAAGCTAAAGAAGGTTTCTATAGCGACGTTCTGACCATCGTTGTTGACGGTAAAGAAGTAAAAGTTAAAGCTCAGGCTGTACAGCGTCACGCGTTCAAGCCGAAGCTGACTCACATCGACTTCGTTCGCGCGTAA
- the yejK gene encoding nucleoid-associated protein YejK has protein sequence MSLDINQIALHQLIKRDEQNLELVLRDSLLEPTNTVVDMMAELHRVYSAKNKAYGLFSEESELAQALRLQRQGEEDFLAFSRAATGRLRDELAKYPFADGGIVLFCHYRYLAVEYLLVAVLNNLSSMRVNENLDINPTHYLDINHADIVARIDLTEWETNPESTRYLTFLKGRVGRKVADFFMDFLGASEGLNAKAQNRGLLQAVDDFTAEAQLDKAERQNVRQQVYSYCNEQLQAGEEIELESLSKELSGVSEVSFSEFTAEKGYELEESFPADRSTLRQLTKYAGSGGGLTINFDAMLLGERIFWDPATDTLTIKGTPPNLRDQLQRRTSSGN, from the coding sequence ATGAGTCTGGATATCAACCAGATTGCCCTGCACCAGCTTATCAAGCGTGATGAGCAAAACCTTGAGCTGGTCCTGCGCGATTCATTACTGGAACCGACAAACACCGTTGTCGATATGATGGCTGAGCTGCATCGGGTCTATAGCGCGAAAAACAAAGCGTATGGTCTGTTCAGCGAAGAGAGCGAACTGGCGCAAGCGCTGCGCTTACAGCGCCAGGGTGAGGAGGATTTTCTCGCCTTTAGCCGTGCGGCGACCGGACGTTTGCGTGACGAGCTCGCCAAATACCCGTTTGCCGACGGCGGCATTGTGCTGTTCTGTCACTATCGCTATCTGGCGGTAGAGTATTTACTGGTGGCGGTGCTGAACAACTTAAGCAGCATGCGCGTCAATGAGAATCTGGATATCAACCCGACGCACTATCTGGATATCAACCATGCGGATATCGTCGCGCGTATCGATCTGACCGAGTGGGAAACCAACCCGGAATCGACCCGTTATCTGACCTTCCTGAAGGGGCGAGTAGGGCGCAAAGTGGCCGACTTCTTTATGGATTTCCTCGGGGCCAGCGAAGGTCTTAACGCTAAGGCGCAAAACCGTGGACTGCTGCAGGCGGTCGATGACTTCACCGCTGAAGCGCAACTGGATAAGGCCGAGCGTCAGAACGTGCGCCAGCAGGTGTACAGCTACTGCAACGAGCAGCTTCAGGCCGGTGAAGAGATTGAGCTGGAGTCGCTGTCAAAAGAGCTTTCTGGCGTCAGTGAAGTGAGCTTTAGCGAATTTACGGCAGAGAAGGGCTATGAACTGGAAGAGAGCTTCCCGGCCGATCGCAGCACGCTGCGCCAATTGACCAAATATGCCGGCAGCGGCGGCGGGTTAACCATTAACTTTGACGCGATGCTGCTGGGCGAGCGTATTTTCTGGGATCCGGCAACGGATACGTTGACCATTAAAGGCACGCCGCCGAACCTGCGCGATCAGCTTCAGCGTCGTACCTCGAGCGGTAATTAA
- a CDS encoding YejL family protein: MPQISRYSDEHVEQLLTEMLNVLEKHKAPTDLSLMVLGNMVTNLINTSIAPAQRQAIANSFARALQSSVNDDNAR, encoded by the coding sequence ATGCCACAAATCTCCCGCTATAGTGACGAACACGTTGAACAACTGCTCACCGAGATGCTCAACGTACTGGAAAAACATAAGGCGCCGACTGACCTTTCCCTGATGGTGCTGGGAAACATGGTCACCAACCTTATTAATACCAGCATTGCCCCGGCTCAGCGCCAGGCGATTGCGAACTCTTTTGCCCGCGCATTGCAGTCCTCGGTTAACGACGACAACGCGCGCTAA